In the genome of Oncorhynchus gorbuscha isolate QuinsamMale2020 ecotype Even-year linkage group LG05, OgorEven_v1.0, whole genome shotgun sequence, the window AGCTTTGCACTGGTTACACTCCATCCTCCAGGAAAAGTTCTGGTTGCCACAGCCCCTGAGAAAGACGACCACTCAGTCAGTACACGGTATACACAAAaactgtacatttaaaaaagggGAAAGGGAACATACATTTTTCTTGAGGTACTTACTGGCTGGGGCACTCCCAGTCTCCAGCTCTCTGCTGTATGTTGCCACCCGGGCCCCCTGGTCCACCTCTGCCCATGCCACGTGGTCCTCCTCGTGGGACAAAACCTCCACGCTCCCCTCCACGGCCCATCATGCCTAACACCACACACCAGAGGTAGTTTCAGTATTTCACTTAAATGGTCATGGCAACGTGGGACAATACCTTCTTGTTCAAAACTGAAAATATAAGTCCCACAAAAGAAAGTTAGACATTTACCTCCAGGTCCTCCACGGCCCATCATGTCACCCCTCATGGGCATGCCCCCTCTCATCCCACCCATCATGGGCTTACGGCGAGCCATTGACACCTTCAGCCTCTTTCCCTGGTACTCTTTCCCTGTGGAGATCATGAACAGAAGAAAACAGGAAAAAAtagaaaatggagagagaggcttgggtTACTGGTCATTTCTTGTATTCTACAGTACATTTCTGCATTAATCTGGACAGTTCAAGGGTAACATCAGAGAATATGCTGATGTAGGTTTAACAGGGCCAGTGAGACTAACCATCGAAGTACTCCACAGCAGCTTTGGCACAGACGGGCTCCTCGTAGGACAGAGTGGCGTCTCCCTTAGGCTTCCCTGAATCATTGTCTGTGTAGATGTTGATGGCAGGCTTGCCCAACCTCCGGTTCATCTGAACATTAACAGAGGAATGAATCACTCAAGTCAAACTACCACACCATTGACAACTATCTGCAGCTGTATTTTGATTTTTTATAGCATTTCTTTAACTGTTCAATCCTCCAATTAAAATGAGAACAATACAAGAGATTAGCAGTCGCCATTTATAAAAGCATTCTTTGGGAAAGACTGGAATGCCGTGTTTCCCCCATTTATTAATGCCGTAGCGGCAACGGTTGTGAAAGGGGCAGGGCGCAACGGTTGTGAAAGGGGCAGGGCACAACTTGAATGTGTCCGGAATTGGCAGCCGAGAGCAAAATGTGCCTTTTCTTAGACAATTTCCTGCAGTTCTATACATTTCTCCGTGGAACTGAGAATTCTGTAGTGTGAAAGAATTTTCTacaattctatgcattttgctTAAATATTATTAAACATCCAATGGGGACCCCAATCGGGGCCCCCGGACATGTACCTTGCTTTAGTAATTGTAATTTACACTGTTTTTCCATCTCAAATTATactttttttaatttaaaaaaaaagtgtggTTTTAATTTATTAGGATCCATTTGCGACATCTAGTCTTACTTTTGTCTGAACACATAACGAAAAGACACAGAAGAATTTACATActctacatgttaatgtttttaaatgtatgtgtacatacacacaacaagtatgGGAGAGAGGCATTGTGCTGTGAGGCGTTcctctgttttttgaaaccaggttctGTTCACTTGTGTTATATGATAGGGAGTTGCATGCACTCATGGCTCTCTATAATACTATAAGTTTCATTGAATTTGTTccggacctggggactgtgaaaagacccctggtgacatgtctggtgggttaagtgtgtgtgtaagttgactatgcgaACAATTTTGAGTTTTAAAGAGACATTTGTGGTAACAATTTAGCAGTTGAGGTATACAGATGCTAGGTGAATACAGGGGAACAAATGGAATGTATGAGACCTAATACAGGTTTAAATTGAAATTATTTAGTTTCAGAGCATATCCTCACCCTTATAGGTCCAGGGTGTTTGAAGAAAACAGCCATCTCCTCCAGAGTTGCGCTTTCAGTGAGTCCTGTGATGTAGATGGTGCTGTTCTCAGAGTCATCCTGCTCCTCAGGGCGCCCTGAACAGACAGAACTACTGTTTAAAACAAGCATGAACACACTGCCACTATACTGTCCTTCATGTCAGATTCATAGCATACACCATTAGGCAAAGCCACTTCAAGATGAACGCAACAAAGGCTTTCAGGTGGATGCAATACTGCCAAATCAGTACGATAAATGCTGAAAGTTTGATGGTCAGTTGGTGTCTATTTACCCATGTCACGCTCTGCCCCGTTGTTCATGGGTCCTGTTGTCCACCAGGCAAGGTAGAGAAAAAGGCAAAGAAAAGTCAGTTTGTGCCACTCAAGTCCACTGCTGAAGAGAATTTGAAGTGACAACCCAGACACACTCCTCCAAAAACACAGGTGTCAGACATTTGGGAAAATTGAAAATGGTACTGTGGTAAACCATGTTCCCCTCTTAAGTGGAAGACTCAGTAACCAGTATATTAGGAGTCCGCCCCATTCACAAAAATGGTTTGCTCCTAcaagacagtgagtcacgtggccgtagcttgctatataaagcaaaGAGCAATTCAGTTACTGCTCGGTTGAACGTTAGAAATGTGCAAAACGAGTGACTTAAGAGACTGACCGTGATATGATCATAGGTGCACCGGCACCTCAGAAACGGCCGGCATAttgggcttttcacgcacgagtgtctagggtttaccgaaaTTGGTATGACAACTAAACAAACATTGGCGGCAGTCACGTGAGCAAAAACAGCTTGttgaggtcgaaggagaatggcaagaatcatgCAAGCTGACAGGCatgccacaaacaggcaaataacccAGTACAACAGTGGTTTGCAGAACAGCATCTTGGAACGCACAACTAGTGAGTCCTTGTCACGGCTGGGCTATAGCAGGAGATGACCACACATTGCCAGGTTTGACCAAACCCAGCTCCTGTTGAATCATGCTAATGGCAGTCAGGATTGTGTGTAAATCAACATGAGTCCATAGCCCCAGCCTGCCTGCCGTCAAGAGTACATGCTTGTGCCAGTTGTCgtgaatgttttcctggcacacattaggtcccttgatactgAGCAAAGTTTCCCTGGCCCGAAGAATACAGGcatttctggaggcaaaggggcatactagatgggtgtacctaataaactggcaactgagtgtatattaataatgatgtaAAATAAAACCTCAGACCCTTCCGTATAAAAATGTGTGCCATAAGAAAAGTTCTTATGCCACCACAGTCCCAAAAAATACCAGGAGTTTGCTCCATGAAATTGTAAATGCAAAACCATTTTTCCAAACCCGACACGTTTCTTAGCAGCAGGCATTTGTCATTAActtgtcattgtaaaataagtaCCTTGCTTTTCAAGGTTACCTTAAGCAGTGAGTGATAAACCAAAATGAGTTAAAAGTACCCCTTTCCTCTATTTCCATCCATCCTAATAGCCACCTATATAGATATTTGGCTACCCAAAAaaacgctacacacacacacgtaatgtaAGGGCTTAGGTAAATGCTCAGAGCGTACATGCTCTAGTAGGTAAAGGTCTGGAGTGGACTAGCCAGTGTAATACTCGTTAACTTACCACCAGGCTTATTGAAGCCACCTCTGTCTCCGGCGACGCTATGGGGGAATAAATGGAGATATGAAGGCGATTTCCCTTTTATCAGCCACTTCCATGTGTGGAGCCTCGTGGCTCGTTTGGGGAGGTTGACGGACACAGTTCTGACTAGCTCATTTAACAACACCCCCCAACATGCCTATACAGTCTATGCAATCCAGTGAATTGGGAATTAAGGTATTAACAGCAACTACGTGGCATGACTCCTTTACTAAATGGCTTCTTAATGACAGCATTCAATAGCAGATACTGGAAAGTTTGGAGGTAGCCAAGGGGTGCTAAATCTGTTACGTTTGGGAAATATGGGACAGAATCCCAGGTATTTGTTACAAAGGAAAACGATTTCAGATGCATTCCATATGTAGACAAGTAGAGGCTAAATGTCTAGCCCGGAGATATACAATGCTTAGAAGATCACATATTTAACTGTAAATGTATGTCGATTATGCATTATGTCCACTTTACAGCTGAAGCAACCagctaaaaaaaaacatttctttattTAAGTGGTCAAATGCAATGGATCTGAAATATTACAAACAGGTGATAGCCACCttggggagaaaaaaataaaTCCATGTACATTTTACAAAGATGATTTGAAGTTACACAATTCTAATACAGAATTTAATTTGACCAAGTTACAATGTTAAGCTGTAAAGTTACATTTGTATAGTATAATTTGAGTTTCCCAGCACACTTTAGACAGCACCATCCTCATCTCTTGGATTTAAGGCAGAACCCAAATCTCTGTTGTTTAACCCCTTTGTTGTTTAAGATGCTGGCTCTTTAGTGAGTACAGGCACTTTATAGAATAAAGCTGGGTTTACATGGCTCTCACTGTTACCTGTAGCGTAAATGTGACAAAGCATGTTAAAAAAGGTGTTCATTTGATTAAACAAAACATTTGTAATCCAAAACACATTTCAAAAACACACATAAGGGGGTGGTTTTCCagacagattaagcctagtccaaAGGCTAAAAAGCATTCTCAGCATTCTTTTCAGGAGACTAGGCTGAATCTGAGTCTGGGAAACCGGACCCAAAACATTTTGAACAAAAAACTATCCTGTATGAAAGTAAATGAATGAGTAACATATGGATGAGAAGCTACATTTCTAGACTACTTTAACCAATGTCAGCTGAGAGCTAGGGTTGTGATATATACTTTCAACTTTAAAACAGGGCTAATTCAATAACATTATCTAATTGAGGTTAAAACAAATGTGACATGTAATTAATCAAATATTGTGCTGTTGGCAGAGCAGTATTATTCACTTTGATGATCCTTTTAgggcacacacacagccatgtacTGAATAACCTATTACTGTAATATAAGCCTAGGGCAAAACAATTGAACACGATAGGAGTCTGGTGTGACCTAGTGAACATGTGATCCGTGTTTTCTTATTACAGGAATATTTACCTTGAGCCGTCTGATACTCAATCGACTCAAACTCGAGGTCCTATCATAATGCTGAGAAAGCTTTAACTAAACATGAAAGGCTACAGGTGGCAAGTACAGTACCAACAACCTATAAGGGGGATAACTTTGGTTCTGCATGGATGTGCCCTGAAGAAATTGATTTTTTTCGGTTTTCCCAACAAACAAAAATCCTCAAATGTGCATGGACCTCAACTTAATATGCAAAAAAATGCATTAGAATAAGTCATCAAAGCATCTTGCTTATTAAACAAAAAGTTATTTTAAAAGACCTTCCTCACGGGTCATGAGCCAAAAATGGTCCCTTAAATGGCCAGAAATGTTGTCCAGAAATTACCTCATTGGACAGAAAGGGGCACACCTCCCAACACCAATGtgaaaaaatattgtattttattgGAAAGGTTTGCTAGCTTAAAGATAAGAACTTTGTGGTCTGAAGAAGCAAGTCATATATTAATGTGAAATAATACCTTTATATAAACAATAGTCAACACAAGCCAAAACCTAAAATTATCAGTTAATTTAATTTAACTTTCCATAGTGCATACTCTCAAATACTGTACCTTCTGGATCAGCTTTTTAAAAGGAAAACCAGAGGATGGAATAAATACCCATGAAAATGATACGTTCTTAAACCATCTTAATTTATTTAACATCAAAGCAATAATTTTAGAAGGTGAGGTGTGCCCACAGCAGTGACCCTGTGAAGCCTTGTGAATAGATTTACCATAATCAATGCTATGGATGATATGCTGCGGTACAGCAACAAAGGATATCCGATTGAATAGTTTGAGTCCAGCTCTCTGTTCACACGTCAGTCCCAACTCTTTGATTCATGAAAACATATTCCCTTCTTACCTTTGGCCACTATGGCAGGGCTGAGAGTTAGTACTCATTTATAGAGGTCCCTTCATCTAACTTTCTGTAGGAATTATATCTTTAATTTTACACAAATGTGAACAGTTTGACTTCCCCCACTAATAAATTTGTTGTCTGTCATCCTTTTATAGGGTTATATCTCAGGGGCCCAACTTACGTTTTAGGGAAACTTCAGACTCAGCCCTGCTCTGCCTTGACGAAGCACTTGTAAGAGTGGATGGAGGTTAAGTTAAGCAATAAGGAGTCTCACTTACCCCATGCCTCCACGGCCCATGCCCCCACGGCCCCGGCCACCGTGCATCATGCCGCCCCTGTCATAGCCATCCCTGGGAGGACCACGGCTCTCCCCTGACCCTGGGAATCCAGCAGGCTCAGAGCCAGAGTAGCCAGAGCTGCCTCTGCCCTCCTGCCCATAGTTATCTACAGAATAGCATAACAACAAGGTTAGGGGAAAAGGAGGGAAAATCACATGACTATGACAATAAATAGCAGGTAGGCATGGGTGTTGAAATAGCAGGAGACTGATGCTCTTACTATAATGGCTTGACTGGTTGTAACCACTTTGAGGTCCGCTCTGTTGTCCATACTGGCTGGCTGCAGGCTGCCCATAGGAACCCGAGGCCTGAGGGGGATAGCCCGCAGCAGGAGCCTGTTGCTGCGGTGggggctgctgctgctggtaTCCACTCTGCTGCTGCCCATAGCCTCCCTGCTGGGCCTGGTACCCACTCTGCGGTGCGGCATATCCCCCTGGCTGAGAGTAGCTGCTCTGGCTGTAGCCAGCGGGCTGGCTGCTGGCACTGTAACTAAAGCGATTAGGGACAGGCAGGGATTGAACAGATCAAAGAGCGCTACATAACTATCTCTACCGGGTGGCGatgtggtctagggcactgcatcgcagtgctagctgtgccacgaAATATTCTGGATTCGAgctcaggctctgtcgcagccgtccGCGACCTGGAGGCCCATGGGGCgatgtatggtgtttcctccgacacattggtgcggctggcttccgggttggatgtccgttgtgtcaagaagcagtgcagctaggttgggttgtgtttcagaggatgcacgcctctcccgagtctgtactggagttgcagcgatgagacaagactgtaactactaccaattggataccatgaaattggggagaaaaaaaacgcTCCTCACAGTAGATGGTTCTTATAAGTTACCAGCTGCAACTTGTCTTCTAATATGAACAATCATTAACAAAATATTGTGTAACTAACTGCACAACGACCTCCATTACACCCAGATGGATTTACTACAAAGCAGAATCGATTAGTTCAGCAACCAGAAATAACTACTGATTTTATGATTAATTAAAATAGCTAAACTTAGATGTCTTTTAGTTTGTTCAATCAATTAGAACATGTCCATTTCAAACAACTTTATATAAAATAAACTTATCTGAATATTTTTGCAAGTTAGATGGCCAACTCCTTGATCCTTCTTTGTAATATACCCTTAGTTCTTAATGTAACACTAGTTAGCCTACCTCTGAGGTGCAGTGGAGGCAGGCTGCTGACCGTAGCCAGCGTAGGCAGACTGGGCTGCATAGCCTGGCTGGGATGCATAGGTTGGCTGAGAGGCAGCgggggcagcagcagcagcgctcTCATATCCACTGGCTCCATAGCCTGCGGCGGGCTGGGAGTAGGCATGGGCACTGGGCTGGGCAGCAGGGTACCCAGCTGTGGACAAAGAGGAGATGGTTTAACTAAACGCTTTAGATGGATAATTCCAGGCACACACTGTTGGGATTTTAGACCAGAGGCTGAACTACCCAAATGAATGAAGCAATCTGTTGCTTATTTGAATCACTCTATACCCAGGACTTCAAAAACAAAAGTGCCCATGAGGAGAACTGATGAAGAATATTATGGCACAGAAAACCATTGTGTGATAAAGAGTATTAGAATAAGTGTTAGTCCCTTGATAATATTATTTATCTATCGTCTTGTATCACTAACATGTCTGTTACAATTATGATTCAGGATGAGTAcataaaatgtaaaataaatctAGCATGTCCAGggttcatctagtctactaacaatACTACATTTGAttctaaatacagtatattatatggaTCACTCCATCAAGGCATTGAAGACTTGAAATGGGTGGAGATGCATGAAAGGGAATCTGTGTCAAACCTGTTTTACTCCCAGCTGGAACGTGATAGCAATAGAGGAGAAAATGTTCACATTACATGAGATCAATAGTTAGTCATTTGATGGAcaattctcaccccccccccccaaaaaaaacaatacagtTGACCAAACATTTTGGTCTCTCTGGAACTGACCTGATGCTGGTTGCCCATAGGAGGAACCATACTGCTGCTGTGTATAGCCACCAGCAGAGGGTGCTGCCTGAGGGTAACCGGTCTCAGCTGCAGCTGGTTGGGCATAGGACCCATATGCTTGCTGGCTATAACCCTGTTGAAATACAAAAGGCCATAAGCTATTAGTCTATAGAAGAATAAGTCTGATTTCCCAAGGCACAAGTTTTCCTGTGCTTTAGTTCAAGCAGTATGCAAACATGTCATGAGATCTGGGCATAATGTGGGTCACTGACCATTATTCCAGTTTGAATAATTTATAAATTACTTCTAATAAAACTCACCTGGGCAGATTGTCCATAGGCCTGTGAGGGCTGAGCAGCATAGGATCCATACCTGCAGGGACACAAGAGCATTCAATCATACAGTACCCATCTCTGATGTTGGCGACTTGGTAAATCATAATGAATTTACCTAATTACACACAACACCCATCCCACTGCATTGATTTGAATAGTCTGGTAGCACAATACCCATGTAGAAAGACTTACCCCTGCTGGGCACTGGCCTGGTTGTAGGAACTGTAATCTTTAAAAGAAATTAACAAAATAAATTACTAGCCTAGGCTTAACTTTCAGCAACAGTCCTAGTATCAAATTCAGTTTGGGACTGCTCGACAATAATACCGTGTAAACCTTTTGCATTGCCAACAACGGCACACAATGGAAAGTATTTCAATTTCAAAATAGAAAAGCACAACTGCAATTCGCTCTAAGCAAGGTCCGACTAGAGGCCGTTTTCCGGCGTTGTGTAGTGGAGGACATCCCGCCTTTGCTTGCATAACTACCGTAGCTAACgttcttttttttaaactagcCACACGTTTCAATTTGCAGACAAAGAAACGACGTGCGGCTAGATTAGCAAGGCCGCATGACCAACGGAATTGCATACGCACAGGCACGAATTAACAAAGCAGATAAACGTATGTGGTGAATTTGTACCCTTCGCCCGGCATCGTGGCTAGTTAGGGCCTACTGCCCTAGATTTTAGCTaagctagctacagtagtaaactggtCAATTCACCAAACTGGTCAATTCGGCTGGCTAACtaccaacgttagctagcttaaTAGCTAGCTACCGACTACTGTACAGATGTAAACGTTCGCATTAGATTTGAATGTTGGATAATAAAAATTGCGTAACTATGCAGAATTACATATAACTTTCTTTTGATATGCAACAATAAGTAATGTATTCGTGCAAAATCAGATAATAAAAGACCGTTAACGAAACCCACCAGGAGCTGACGCCATCTTCGTTTCTTCGTTTAGTCAGAGAATGGCGCATGCGCGTAAAAGTAGACGAGCCTCTGGCAAAGATGTTCGGTAAGCGCTATCTTGGATACTAGGGATGTCCCTACCCCAAACCTTAACAATAACCGttacctagccctaaccttaaccgttaCTTTAAAAACGCACTATGTAGTAACCGCTCcggcatttcctggttgctaaaattctattAGTTCGCGCTCAACTACATGAaaagggctcctgagtggcacagcggtctaaggcactgcatctcagtgcaatgTCGTCCTTGGTTCGAATTTAGGCTGCATCACATATGGCGGTGATTGGGTGTCGTatagggcgatgcacaattggcccagcgtcatccaggtttggccggggtaggccatcattgtaaataagaatttgttcttaactgacttgcctagtttaaataaaggtcaaatttatTTAAATTAAAACTTTAAAAGTTTGACATTAAATAAGTAAAAGTTgagttaagtaaaaaaaaaaaaaagtaacaaataattaaacagcagcagtaaaataacaatagcgaggccatatacatggggtacaggtacagagtcaatatgcgggggcaccggttagtcaaggtaattgaggtgacatgtaggtaaagttaaagtgacaatgcacagataataaacagagagtagcagtgtaaaagaggggtctgtgtagccctttgattagctgttcaggagtcttatggctgggggtagaagctgtaagaagccttttggacctagactctggtaccacttgccatgcggtagcagagggagcagtccatgactagggtgactggagtcttcggcaatctttagggccttcctccgaaaccccctggtatagaggtctttgatggcaggaagcttggccccagtgatgtactgggccgtatgcactacccctgtagtgccttgcggtcggaggccgagcagttgccataccaggcagtgatgcaaccagtcacaATGCTCCCAATggcgcagctgtagaaccttttgaggatctgaggacccatgccaaatcttttcagtctcctgaaggggaataggctttgtcgtgccctcttcacgactgtcataGTGTGTTTGGATAATGACAGTTTGAtgctgatgtggacaccaaggaacttgaagctctcaacctgctccatttcagccctgccgatgagaatggggacgtgcttggtcctccttttcccgtagtccacaattatctattttgtcttgatcacattgagcaaggggttgttgtcctggcaccacacggccaggtctttgacctcctccatataggctgtctcatcgtggttggtgatcaggcctaccactgttgtatcatcggcaaacttgatgatggtgttggagtggtGCCTGGCCCGTGCAGTCATGAATGAgagtacagggagtacaggaggggactgagcatgcacccctgagggggcccccgtgttgaggatcagcgtggtggatgtgttgttacctacccttaccacctgaaggtggcccgtcaggaagtccaggatcctgttgcagagggatgtgtttagttccagggtccttaactgagtgatgagctttgagggcactatggtgttgaacgttgagctgtagtcaatgaaaagcattctcacataggttttcttttgtccatgtgggaaagggcagttttgagtgcaataaagattgcatcatctgtggatctgttggggtggtatgcaaattggaatgggtctagggtttatgggataatggtgttgatgtgagccatgaccagcctttcaaagcacttcatggctacagacgtgagggctatgggtcggtagtcatttaggcaggttacctttgtgttcttgggcacagggactatggtggtctgcttgaaacatcatggtattacagactgagtcagggagaggtttaaaatgtcagtgaagacacttcccagttggtcagtgcatgctcagagtacacatcctggtaatccgtctggccttgcggccttgtgaatgttgacctgtttaaaggtctta includes:
- the LOC124036364 gene encoding RNA-binding protein EWS-like isoform X1, translating into MASAPDYSSYNQASAQQGYGSYAAQPSQAYGQSAQGYSQQAYGSYAQPAAAETGYPQAAPSAGGYTQQQYGSSYGQPASAGSKTAGYPAAQPSAHAYSQPAAGYGASGYESAAAAAPAASQPTYASQPGYAAQSAYAGYGQQPASTAPQSYSASSQPAGYSQSSYSQPGGYAAPQSGYQAQQGGYGQQQSGYQQQQPPPQQQAPAAGYPPQASGSYGQPAASQYGQQSGPQSGYNQSSHYNNYGQEGRGSSGYSGSEPAGFPGSGESRGPPRDGYDRGGMMHGGRGRGGMGRGGMGVAGDRGGFNKPGGPMNNGAERDMGRPEEQDDSENSTIYITGLTESATLEEMAVFFKHPGPIRMNRRLGKPAINIYTDNDSGKPKGDATLSYEEPVCAKAAVEYFDGKEYQGKRLKVSMARRKPMMGGMRGGMPMRGDMMGRGGPGGMMGRGGERGGFVPRGGPRGMGRGGPGGPGGNIQQRAGDWECPSQGCGNQNFSWRMECNQCKAPKPEGFGPPSGGERGRGGMGMRGGRGMDRGGPGGPGGPGGFRGGWGGDRGGGFRGRGGMDRGGFRGGSRGGPPMDRGRGMGRGGMGGPPGKMDMRDHRQERRDRPY
- the LOC124036364 gene encoding RNA-binding protein EWS-like isoform X2, with the protein product MASAPDYSSYNQASAQQGYGSYAAQPSQAYGQSAQGYSQQAYGSYAQPAAAETGYPQAAPSAGGYTQQQYGSSYGQPASAGSKTAGYPAAQPSAHAYSQPAAGYGASGYESAAAAAPAASQPTYASQPGYAAQSAYAGYGQQPASTAPQSASSQPAGYSQSSYSQPGGYAAPQSGYQAQQGGYGQQQSGYQQQQPPPQQQAPAAGYPPQASGSYGQPAASQYGQQSGPQSGYNQSSHYNNYGQEGRGSSGYSGSEPAGFPGSGESRGPPRDGYDRGGMMHGGRGRGGMGRGGMGVAGDRGGFNKPGGPMNNGAERDMGRPEEQDDSENSTIYITGLTESATLEEMAVFFKHPGPIRMNRRLGKPAINIYTDNDSGKPKGDATLSYEEPVCAKAAVEYFDGKEYQGKRLKVSMARRKPMMGGMRGGMPMRGDMMGRGGPGGMMGRGGERGGFVPRGGPRGMGRGGPGGPGGNIQQRAGDWECPSQGCGNQNFSWRMECNQCKAPKPEGFGPPSGGERGRGGMGMRGGRGMDRGGPGGPGGPGGFRGGWGGDRGGGFRGRGGMDRGGFRGGSRGGPPMDRGRGMGRGGMGGPPGKMDMRDHRQERRDRPY
- the LOC124036364 gene encoding RNA-binding protein EWS-like isoform X3, which translates into the protein MASAPDYSSYNQASAQQGYGSYAAQPSQAYGQSAQGYSQQAYGSYAQPAAAETGYPQAAPSAGGYTQQQYGSSYGQPASAGYPAAQPSAHAYSQPAAGYGASGYESAAAAAPAASQPTYASQPGYAAQSAYAGYGQQPASTAPQSYSASSQPAGYSQSSYSQPGGYAAPQSGYQAQQGGYGQQQSGYQQQQPPPQQQAPAAGYPPQASGSYGQPAASQYGQQSGPQSGYNQSSHYNNYGQEGRGSSGYSGSEPAGFPGSGESRGPPRDGYDRGGMMHGGRGRGGMGRGGMGVAGDRGGFNKPGGPMNNGAERDMGRPEEQDDSENSTIYITGLTESATLEEMAVFFKHPGPIRMNRRLGKPAINIYTDNDSGKPKGDATLSYEEPVCAKAAVEYFDGKEYQGKRLKVSMARRKPMMGGMRGGMPMRGDMMGRGGPGGMMGRGGERGGFVPRGGPRGMGRGGPGGPGGNIQQRAGDWECPSQGCGNQNFSWRMECNQCKAPKPEGFGPPSGGERGRGGMGMRGGRGMDRGGPGGPGGPGGFRGGWGGDRGGGFRGRGGMDRGGFRGGSRGGPPMDRGRGMGRGGMGGPPGKMDMRDHRQERRDRPY
- the LOC124036364 gene encoding RNA-binding protein EWS-like isoform X4, which gives rise to MASAPDYSSYNQASAQQGYGSYAAQPSQAYGQSAQGYSQQAYGSYAQPAAAETGYPQAAPSAGGYTQQQYGSSYGQPASAGYPAAQPSAHAYSQPAAGYGASGYESAAAAAPAASQPTYASQPGYAAQSAYAGYGQQPASTAPQSASSQPAGYSQSSYSQPGGYAAPQSGYQAQQGGYGQQQSGYQQQQPPPQQQAPAAGYPPQASGSYGQPAASQYGQQSGPQSGYNQSSHYNNYGQEGRGSSGYSGSEPAGFPGSGESRGPPRDGYDRGGMMHGGRGRGGMGRGGMGVAGDRGGFNKPGGPMNNGAERDMGRPEEQDDSENSTIYITGLTESATLEEMAVFFKHPGPIRMNRRLGKPAINIYTDNDSGKPKGDATLSYEEPVCAKAAVEYFDGKEYQGKRLKVSMARRKPMMGGMRGGMPMRGDMMGRGGPGGMMGRGGERGGFVPRGGPRGMGRGGPGGPGGNIQQRAGDWECPSQGCGNQNFSWRMECNQCKAPKPEGFGPPSGGERGRGGMGMRGGRGMDRGGPGGPGGPGGFRGGWGGDRGGGFRGRGGMDRGGFRGGSRGGPPMDRGRGMGRGGMGGPPGKMDMRDHRQERRDRPY